The Drosophila gunungcola strain Sukarami chromosome 3L unlocalized genomic scaffold, Dgunungcola_SK_2 000003F, whole genome shotgun sequence genome contains a region encoding:
- the LOC128258634 gene encoding uncharacterized protein LOC128258634 isoform X2 — translation MHEQRDLYIKGGSKVDVICILTYCWYPMHWWLLIFLTLSCEGLQELELAYVVAEPQRTSLLQNSLILQFAQDYKHIPRITYFTCQKPFSQTSTSDQIPSAELRDAFAAKNVQLIKSLYESELFVRIVLLDVLAPAPSSTRRPGSGPSGGFSQTPSQAQSNADWLEGVLQMEALRQIAVVDLACGPVSRRFLELASTKMLYSEKFHWLLIEDFAWHGKTQAGEGSAEREEEPPVQQIQATDDEDLPSIESFLGGMNLYMNTELTLVKRMSEAAHYTLFDVWNPGLNYGGHVNLTEIGSFTPSGGIQLHDWFRTTSTVRRRMDMQHARVTNKNMTGTLMYYLTHTVSGHIDTMNRFNFNLLMAVRDMFNWTFVLSRTTSWGYVKNGRFDGMIGALIRNETDIGGAPIFYWLERHKWIDVAGRSWSSRPCFIFRHPRSTQKDRIVFLQPFTNDVWVLIMGCGVLTVLILWFLTNIEWKLVPHDGSALIKPKGGVPPRQNYQQQSQQEQKEATVRPITAVSVVVVEKKKDENIEGNEDTNRIDAETLWQRCYQKLNEYIKDRKAKQIKSPERVGLFLESVLFFVGIICQQGLGFSTSFVSGRCIVITSLLFSFCIYQFYSASIVGTLLMEKPKTIKTLSDLVHSSLKVGMEDILYNRDYFLHTKDPVSMELYAKKITSVPNTKENEADEDEPVDPNPASTDPAKSYRDIVHSHETGAHAKDNAASNWLDPETGLLRVKHERFAFHVDVAAAYKIIADTFSEQDICDLTEVSMFPPQKTVSIMQKNSPMRKVISYGLRRVTETGILSYHFNVWHSRKPPCVKKIETSDLHVDMDTVSSALLILLFSYAITFMILGTEILYSKWQYRLVIRLN, via the exons ATGCACGAACAACGGGATCTGTATATAAAAGGCGGAAGCAAGGTAGAtgtcatttgcattttaacaTATTGTTGGTACCCAATGCATTGGTGGCTACTCATATTTTTGACGTTATCCTGCGAGGGATTGCAGGAGCTGGAGTTGGCTTATGTGGTGGCCGAACCGCAGCGCACATCGTTGCTGCAGAACAGTCTGATACTGCAATTCGCGCAGGACTACAAGCACATCCCCAGGATAACCTACTTCACGTGCCAGAAACCCTTTTCCCAGACCTCGACCTCCGACCAAATCCCCAGTGCAGAACTTCGCGACGCCTTCGCGGCGAAGAATGTTCAGCTGATTAAGAGCCTCTACGAGAGCGAGCTCTTTGTGCGGATTGTCCTGCTGGATGTCCTGGCCCCGGCTCCTTCGAGTACCCGACGACCGGGCAGCGGGCCGAGCGGAGGATTCAGCCAGACGCCCAGTCAGGCACAGAGCAATGCCGACTGGCTGGAGGGCGTCCTGCAGATGGAAGCCCTCAGGCAAATTGCGGTCGTGGATCTGGCATGCGGCCCCGTCAGTCGCCGATTTCTCGAGTTG GCTTCCACCAAGATGCTTTACAGCGAGAAGTTTCACTGGTTATTGATAGAGGATTTCGCCTGGCATGGCAAGACCCAGGCTGGCGAAGGATCAGCGGAACGGGAGGAGGAGCCACCGGTGCAGCAAATACAGGCGACCGACGATGAAGACCTGCCATCCATCGAGAGCTTCTTGGGGGGCATGAACCTGTACATGAACACCGAACTCACTTTGGTCAAGCGAATGTCCGAGGCAGCCCACTACACTTTGTTCGATGTCTG GAACCCCGGACTCAACTACGGCGGACACGTCAATCTGACCGAAATTGGCAGCTTCACGCCGTCAGGAGGAATCCAGTTGCACGACTGGTTTCGGACCACATCCACAGTTCGTCGCCGGATGGATATGCAGCATGCCCGG GTGACCAACAAAAACATGACGGGCACCCTGATGTACTACCTCACCCACACGGTGTCCGGTCACATCGACACGATGAACCGCTTCAACTTCAATCTGCTGATGGCAGTGCGCGACATGTTCAACTGGACGTTCGTCCTTTCCAGGACGACGTCGTGGGGATATGTGAAGAATGGTCGGTTCGACGGGATGATTGGAGCTCTCATTCGCAACGAGACGGATATTGGCGGGGCACCGATATTCTACTGGCTGGAAAGGCATAAATGGATCGATGTGGCCGGCAGGAGTTGGTCGAGTCGTCCCTGTTTCATCTTTCGCCATCCGAGAAGTACCCAAAAGGATCGTATCGTATTCCTTCAACCTTTCACCAACGATGTTTGGGTTCTAATTATGGGCTGTGGTGTTTTGACAGTATTAATTCTTTGGTTTCTGACCAACATTGAGTGGAAACTGGTGCCTCACGATGGCTCAGCTTTGATTAAGCCCAAAGGCGGAGTTCCACCACGTCAAAATTACCAGCAGCAATCACAGCAGGAGCAAAAGGAAGCCACAGTGCGACCCATTACTGCAGTTTCAGTGGTtgttgttgaaaaaaaaaaggatgaaAACATAGAAGGCAATGAAGATACCAATCGCATTGATGCCGAAACCCTTTGGCAACGCTGCTACCAGAAGCTAAATGAGTACATCAAAGATCGGAAGGCCAAGCAGATTAAATCTCCAGAGCGAGTTGGTCTCTTTCTGGAATCCGTACTATTTTTCGTGGGAATTATTTGCCAACAGGGACTTGGCTTTTCCACCAGTTTTGTTTCAGGACGTTGTATTGTGATCACCAGCCTGCTGTTCTCGTTTTGCATCTATCAATTCTATTCGGCCAGTATTGTGGGCACTCTGCTGATGGAGAAACCCAAAACCATTAAAACTTTAAGCGACTTGGTGCACAGTTCGTTGAAAGTGGGAATGGAGGATATACTCTATAACAGAGACTACTTTTTG CACACCAAAGACCCCGTTTCCATGGAACTGTATGCGAAGAAGATTACAAGTGTGCCCAATACCAAAGAAAACGAAGCCGATGAAGATGAGCCAGTGGATCCGAATCCAGCGTCTACTGATCCTGCTAAATCATACCGGGATATTGTCCACAGCCATGAAACGGGTGCCCATGCCAAGGATAATGCAGCCAGCAATTGGTTAGATCCCGAAACAGGTTTACTTAGGGTTAAACACGAAA GATTTGCCTTTCATGTGGACGTGGCTGCTGCCTACAAGATAATTGCGGATACGTTTAGCGAACAGGATATTTGTGATCTCACCGAGGTCAGCATGTTTCCGCCCCAAAAAACCGTGAGCATTATGCAGAAAAATTCGCCAATGAGGAAGGTTATCTCATATGG ATTACGACGTGTCACTGAAACAGGAATTCTGTCATATCACTTTAATGTCTGGCACTCGAGAAAACCGCCTTGTGTGAAGAAAATCGAGACCTCGGACTTGCAT GTTGACATGGATACCGTGAGCTCGGCCCTGTTGATACTGCTCTTCAGCTACGCCATCACCTTTATGATACTGGGCACCGAGATCCTATACTCCAAATGGCAGTATCGCCTCGTAATCAGGTTAAATTAA
- the LOC128258634 gene encoding uncharacterized protein LOC128258634 isoform X4 gives MLYSEKFHWLLIEDFAWHGKTQAGEGSAEREEEPPVQQIQATDDEDLPSIESFLGGMNLYMNTELTLVKRMSEAAHYTLFDVWNPGLNYGGHVNLTEIGSFTPSGGIQLHDWFRTTSTVRRRMDMQHARVRCMVVVTNKNMTGTLMYYLTHTVSGHIDTMNRFNFNLLMAVRDMFNWTFVLSRTTSWGYVKNGRFDGMIGALIRNETDIGGAPIFYWLERHKWIDVAGRSWSSRPCFIFRHPRSTQKDRIVFLQPFTNDVWVLIMGCGVLTVLILWFLTNIEWKLVPHDGSALIKPKGGVPPRQNYQQQSQQEQKEATVRPITAVSVVVVEKKKDENIEGNEDTNRIDAETLWQRCYQKLNEYIKDRKAKQIKSPERVGLFLESVLFFVGIICQQGLGFSTSFVSGRCIVITSLLFSFCIYQFYSASIVGTLLMEKPKTIKTLSDLVHSSLKVGMEDILYNRDYFLHTKDPVSMELYAKKITSVPNTKENEADEDEPVDPNPASTDPAKSYRDIVHSHETGAHAKDNAASNWLDPETGLLRVKHERFAFHVDVAAAYKIIADTFSEQDICDLTEVSMFPPQKTVSIMQKNSPMRKVISYGLRRVTETGILSYHFNVWHSRKPPCVKKIETSDLHVDMDTVSSALLILLFSYAITFMILGTEILYSKWQYRLVIRLN, from the exons ATGCTTTACAGCGAGAAGTTTCACTGGTTATTGATAGAGGATTTCGCCTGGCATGGCAAGACCCAGGCTGGCGAAGGATCAGCGGAACGGGAGGAGGAGCCACCGGTGCAGCAAATACAGGCGACCGACGATGAAGACCTGCCATCCATCGAGAGCTTCTTGGGGGGCATGAACCTGTACATGAACACCGAACTCACTTTGGTCAAGCGAATGTCCGAGGCAGCCCACTACACTTTGTTCGATGTCTG GAACCCCGGACTCAACTACGGCGGACACGTCAATCTGACCGAAATTGGCAGCTTCACGCCGTCAGGAGGAATCCAGTTGCACGACTGGTTTCGGACCACATCCACAGTTCGTCGCCGGATGGATATGCAGCATGCCCGGGTGCGCTGCATGGTTGTG GTGACCAACAAAAACATGACGGGCACCCTGATGTACTACCTCACCCACACGGTGTCCGGTCACATCGACACGATGAACCGCTTCAACTTCAATCTGCTGATGGCAGTGCGCGACATGTTCAACTGGACGTTCGTCCTTTCCAGGACGACGTCGTGGGGATATGTGAAGAATGGTCGGTTCGACGGGATGATTGGAGCTCTCATTCGCAACGAGACGGATATTGGCGGGGCACCGATATTCTACTGGCTGGAAAGGCATAAATGGATCGATGTGGCCGGCAGGAGTTGGTCGAGTCGTCCCTGTTTCATCTTTCGCCATCCGAGAAGTACCCAAAAGGATCGTATCGTATTCCTTCAACCTTTCACCAACGATGTTTGGGTTCTAATTATGGGCTGTGGTGTTTTGACAGTATTAATTCTTTGGTTTCTGACCAACATTGAGTGGAAACTGGTGCCTCACGATGGCTCAGCTTTGATTAAGCCCAAAGGCGGAGTTCCACCACGTCAAAATTACCAGCAGCAATCACAGCAGGAGCAAAAGGAAGCCACAGTGCGACCCATTACTGCAGTTTCAGTGGTtgttgttgaaaaaaaaaaggatgaaAACATAGAAGGCAATGAAGATACCAATCGCATTGATGCCGAAACCCTTTGGCAACGCTGCTACCAGAAGCTAAATGAGTACATCAAAGATCGGAAGGCCAAGCAGATTAAATCTCCAGAGCGAGTTGGTCTCTTTCTGGAATCCGTACTATTTTTCGTGGGAATTATTTGCCAACAGGGACTTGGCTTTTCCACCAGTTTTGTTTCAGGACGTTGTATTGTGATCACCAGCCTGCTGTTCTCGTTTTGCATCTATCAATTCTATTCGGCCAGTATTGTGGGCACTCTGCTGATGGAGAAACCCAAAACCATTAAAACTTTAAGCGACTTGGTGCACAGTTCGTTGAAAGTGGGAATGGAGGATATACTCTATAACAGAGACTACTTTTTG CACACCAAAGACCCCGTTTCCATGGAACTGTATGCGAAGAAGATTACAAGTGTGCCCAATACCAAAGAAAACGAAGCCGATGAAGATGAGCCAGTGGATCCGAATCCAGCGTCTACTGATCCTGCTAAATCATACCGGGATATTGTCCACAGCCATGAAACGGGTGCCCATGCCAAGGATAATGCAGCCAGCAATTGGTTAGATCCCGAAACAGGTTTACTTAGGGTTAAACACGAAA GATTTGCCTTTCATGTGGACGTGGCTGCTGCCTACAAGATAATTGCGGATACGTTTAGCGAACAGGATATTTGTGATCTCACCGAGGTCAGCATGTTTCCGCCCCAAAAAACCGTGAGCATTATGCAGAAAAATTCGCCAATGAGGAAGGTTATCTCATATGG ATTACGACGTGTCACTGAAACAGGAATTCTGTCATATCACTTTAATGTCTGGCACTCGAGAAAACCGCCTTGTGTGAAGAAAATCGAGACCTCGGACTTGCAT GTTGACATGGATACCGTGAGCTCGGCCCTGTTGATACTGCTCTTCAGCTACGCCATCACCTTTATGATACTGGGCACCGAGATCCTATACTCCAAATGGCAGTATCGCCTCGTAATCAGGTTAAATTAA
- the LOC128258634 gene encoding uncharacterized protein LOC128258634 isoform X5, whose product MPGCAAWLCAILFEFEVWFDMRQQVTNKNMTGTLMYYLTHTVSGHIDTMNRFNFNLLMAVRDMFNWTFVLSRTTSWGYVKNGRFDGMIGALIRNETDIGGAPIFYWLERHKWIDVAGRSWSSRPCFIFRHPRSTQKDRIVFLQPFTNDVWVLIMGCGVLTVLILWFLTNIEWKLVPHDGSALIKPKGGVPPRQNYQQQSQQEQKEATVRPITAVSVVVVEKKKDENIEGNEDTNRIDAETLWQRCYQKLNEYIKDRKAKQIKSPERVGLFLESVLFFVGIICQQGLGFSTSFVSGRCIVITSLLFSFCIYQFYSASIVGTLLMEKPKTIKTLSDLVHSSLKVGMEDILYNRDYFLHTKDPVSMELYAKKITSVPNTKENEADEDEPVDPNPASTDPAKSYRDIVHSHETGAHAKDNAASNWLDPETGLLRVKHERFAFHVDVAAAYKIIADTFSEQDICDLTEVSMFPPQKTVSIMQKNSPMRKVISYGLRRVTETGILSYHFNVWHSRKPPCVKKIETSDLHVDMDTVSSALLILLFSYAITFMILGTEILYSKWQYRLVIRLN is encoded by the exons ATGCCCGGGTGCGCTGCATGGTTGTG TGCAATATTGTTTGAGTTTGAAGTATGGTTTGATATGCGACAACAGGTGACCAACAAAAACATGACGGGCACCCTGATGTACTACCTCACCCACACGGTGTCCGGTCACATCGACACGATGAACCGCTTCAACTTCAATCTGCTGATGGCAGTGCGCGACATGTTCAACTGGACGTTCGTCCTTTCCAGGACGACGTCGTGGGGATATGTGAAGAATGGTCGGTTCGACGGGATGATTGGAGCTCTCATTCGCAACGAGACGGATATTGGCGGGGCACCGATATTCTACTGGCTGGAAAGGCATAAATGGATCGATGTGGCCGGCAGGAGTTGGTCGAGTCGTCCCTGTTTCATCTTTCGCCATCCGAGAAGTACCCAAAAGGATCGTATCGTATTCCTTCAACCTTTCACCAACGATGTTTGGGTTCTAATTATGGGCTGTGGTGTTTTGACAGTATTAATTCTTTGGTTTCTGACCAACATTGAGTGGAAACTGGTGCCTCACGATGGCTCAGCTTTGATTAAGCCCAAAGGCGGAGTTCCACCACGTCAAAATTACCAGCAGCAATCACAGCAGGAGCAAAAGGAAGCCACAGTGCGACCCATTACTGCAGTTTCAGTGGTtgttgttgaaaaaaaaaaggatgaaAACATAGAAGGCAATGAAGATACCAATCGCATTGATGCCGAAACCCTTTGGCAACGCTGCTACCAGAAGCTAAATGAGTACATCAAAGATCGGAAGGCCAAGCAGATTAAATCTCCAGAGCGAGTTGGTCTCTTTCTGGAATCCGTACTATTTTTCGTGGGAATTATTTGCCAACAGGGACTTGGCTTTTCCACCAGTTTTGTTTCAGGACGTTGTATTGTGATCACCAGCCTGCTGTTCTCGTTTTGCATCTATCAATTCTATTCGGCCAGTATTGTGGGCACTCTGCTGATGGAGAAACCCAAAACCATTAAAACTTTAAGCGACTTGGTGCACAGTTCGTTGAAAGTGGGAATGGAGGATATACTCTATAACAGAGACTACTTTTTG CACACCAAAGACCCCGTTTCCATGGAACTGTATGCGAAGAAGATTACAAGTGTGCCCAATACCAAAGAAAACGAAGCCGATGAAGATGAGCCAGTGGATCCGAATCCAGCGTCTACTGATCCTGCTAAATCATACCGGGATATTGTCCACAGCCATGAAACGGGTGCCCATGCCAAGGATAATGCAGCCAGCAATTGGTTAGATCCCGAAACAGGTTTACTTAGGGTTAAACACGAAA GATTTGCCTTTCATGTGGACGTGGCTGCTGCCTACAAGATAATTGCGGATACGTTTAGCGAACAGGATATTTGTGATCTCACCGAGGTCAGCATGTTTCCGCCCCAAAAAACCGTGAGCATTATGCAGAAAAATTCGCCAATGAGGAAGGTTATCTCATATGG ATTACGACGTGTCACTGAAACAGGAATTCTGTCATATCACTTTAATGTCTGGCACTCGAGAAAACCGCCTTGTGTGAAGAAAATCGAGACCTCGGACTTGCAT GTTGACATGGATACCGTGAGCTCGGCCCTGTTGATACTGCTCTTCAGCTACGCCATCACCTTTATGATACTGGGCACCGAGATCCTATACTCCAAATGGCAGTATCGCCTCGTAATCAGGTTAAATTAA
- the LOC128258634 gene encoding uncharacterized protein LOC128258634 isoform X1, whose product MHEQRDLYIKGGSKVDVICILTYCWYPMHWWLLIFLTLSCEGLQELELAYVVAEPQRTSLLQNSLILQFAQDYKHIPRITYFTCQKPFSQTSTSDQIPSAELRDAFAAKNVQLIKSLYESELFVRIVLLDVLAPAPSSTRRPGSGPSGGFSQTPSQAQSNADWLEGVLQMEALRQIAVVDLACGPVSRRFLELASTKMLYSEKFHWLLIEDFAWHGKTQAGEGSAEREEEPPVQQIQATDDEDLPSIESFLGGMNLYMNTELTLVKRMSEAAHYTLFDVWNPGLNYGGHVNLTEIGSFTPSGGIQLHDWFRTTSTVRRRMDMQHARVRCMVVVTNKNMTGTLMYYLTHTVSGHIDTMNRFNFNLLMAVRDMFNWTFVLSRTTSWGYVKNGRFDGMIGALIRNETDIGGAPIFYWLERHKWIDVAGRSWSSRPCFIFRHPRSTQKDRIVFLQPFTNDVWVLIMGCGVLTVLILWFLTNIEWKLVPHDGSALIKPKGGVPPRQNYQQQSQQEQKEATVRPITAVSVVVVEKKKDENIEGNEDTNRIDAETLWQRCYQKLNEYIKDRKAKQIKSPERVGLFLESVLFFVGIICQQGLGFSTSFVSGRCIVITSLLFSFCIYQFYSASIVGTLLMEKPKTIKTLSDLVHSSLKVGMEDILYNRDYFLHTKDPVSMELYAKKITSVPNTKENEADEDEPVDPNPASTDPAKSYRDIVHSHETGAHAKDNAASNWLDPETGLLRVKHERFAFHVDVAAAYKIIADTFSEQDICDLTEVSMFPPQKTVSIMQKNSPMRKVISYGLRRVTETGILSYHFNVWHSRKPPCVKKIETSDLHVDMDTVSSALLILLFSYAITFMILGTEILYSKWQYRLVIRLN is encoded by the exons ATGCACGAACAACGGGATCTGTATATAAAAGGCGGAAGCAAGGTAGAtgtcatttgcattttaacaTATTGTTGGTACCCAATGCATTGGTGGCTACTCATATTTTTGACGTTATCCTGCGAGGGATTGCAGGAGCTGGAGTTGGCTTATGTGGTGGCCGAACCGCAGCGCACATCGTTGCTGCAGAACAGTCTGATACTGCAATTCGCGCAGGACTACAAGCACATCCCCAGGATAACCTACTTCACGTGCCAGAAACCCTTTTCCCAGACCTCGACCTCCGACCAAATCCCCAGTGCAGAACTTCGCGACGCCTTCGCGGCGAAGAATGTTCAGCTGATTAAGAGCCTCTACGAGAGCGAGCTCTTTGTGCGGATTGTCCTGCTGGATGTCCTGGCCCCGGCTCCTTCGAGTACCCGACGACCGGGCAGCGGGCCGAGCGGAGGATTCAGCCAGACGCCCAGTCAGGCACAGAGCAATGCCGACTGGCTGGAGGGCGTCCTGCAGATGGAAGCCCTCAGGCAAATTGCGGTCGTGGATCTGGCATGCGGCCCCGTCAGTCGCCGATTTCTCGAGTTG GCTTCCACCAAGATGCTTTACAGCGAGAAGTTTCACTGGTTATTGATAGAGGATTTCGCCTGGCATGGCAAGACCCAGGCTGGCGAAGGATCAGCGGAACGGGAGGAGGAGCCACCGGTGCAGCAAATACAGGCGACCGACGATGAAGACCTGCCATCCATCGAGAGCTTCTTGGGGGGCATGAACCTGTACATGAACACCGAACTCACTTTGGTCAAGCGAATGTCCGAGGCAGCCCACTACACTTTGTTCGATGTCTG GAACCCCGGACTCAACTACGGCGGACACGTCAATCTGACCGAAATTGGCAGCTTCACGCCGTCAGGAGGAATCCAGTTGCACGACTGGTTTCGGACCACATCCACAGTTCGTCGCCGGATGGATATGCAGCATGCCCGGGTGCGCTGCATGGTTGTG GTGACCAACAAAAACATGACGGGCACCCTGATGTACTACCTCACCCACACGGTGTCCGGTCACATCGACACGATGAACCGCTTCAACTTCAATCTGCTGATGGCAGTGCGCGACATGTTCAACTGGACGTTCGTCCTTTCCAGGACGACGTCGTGGGGATATGTGAAGAATGGTCGGTTCGACGGGATGATTGGAGCTCTCATTCGCAACGAGACGGATATTGGCGGGGCACCGATATTCTACTGGCTGGAAAGGCATAAATGGATCGATGTGGCCGGCAGGAGTTGGTCGAGTCGTCCCTGTTTCATCTTTCGCCATCCGAGAAGTACCCAAAAGGATCGTATCGTATTCCTTCAACCTTTCACCAACGATGTTTGGGTTCTAATTATGGGCTGTGGTGTTTTGACAGTATTAATTCTTTGGTTTCTGACCAACATTGAGTGGAAACTGGTGCCTCACGATGGCTCAGCTTTGATTAAGCCCAAAGGCGGAGTTCCACCACGTCAAAATTACCAGCAGCAATCACAGCAGGAGCAAAAGGAAGCCACAGTGCGACCCATTACTGCAGTTTCAGTGGTtgttgttgaaaaaaaaaaggatgaaAACATAGAAGGCAATGAAGATACCAATCGCATTGATGCCGAAACCCTTTGGCAACGCTGCTACCAGAAGCTAAATGAGTACATCAAAGATCGGAAGGCCAAGCAGATTAAATCTCCAGAGCGAGTTGGTCTCTTTCTGGAATCCGTACTATTTTTCGTGGGAATTATTTGCCAACAGGGACTTGGCTTTTCCACCAGTTTTGTTTCAGGACGTTGTATTGTGATCACCAGCCTGCTGTTCTCGTTTTGCATCTATCAATTCTATTCGGCCAGTATTGTGGGCACTCTGCTGATGGAGAAACCCAAAACCATTAAAACTTTAAGCGACTTGGTGCACAGTTCGTTGAAAGTGGGAATGGAGGATATACTCTATAACAGAGACTACTTTTTG CACACCAAAGACCCCGTTTCCATGGAACTGTATGCGAAGAAGATTACAAGTGTGCCCAATACCAAAGAAAACGAAGCCGATGAAGATGAGCCAGTGGATCCGAATCCAGCGTCTACTGATCCTGCTAAATCATACCGGGATATTGTCCACAGCCATGAAACGGGTGCCCATGCCAAGGATAATGCAGCCAGCAATTGGTTAGATCCCGAAACAGGTTTACTTAGGGTTAAACACGAAA GATTTGCCTTTCATGTGGACGTGGCTGCTGCCTACAAGATAATTGCGGATACGTTTAGCGAACAGGATATTTGTGATCTCACCGAGGTCAGCATGTTTCCGCCCCAAAAAACCGTGAGCATTATGCAGAAAAATTCGCCAATGAGGAAGGTTATCTCATATGG ATTACGACGTGTCACTGAAACAGGAATTCTGTCATATCACTTTAATGTCTGGCACTCGAGAAAACCGCCTTGTGTGAAGAAAATCGAGACCTCGGACTTGCAT GTTGACATGGATACCGTGAGCTCGGCCCTGTTGATACTGCTCTTCAGCTACGCCATCACCTTTATGATACTGGGCACCGAGATCCTATACTCCAAATGGCAGTATCGCCTCGTAATCAGGTTAAATTAA